GAGACGTTTGACAATGGTGTCATGGAAGTATCTGAGAGCAAGGTTCAATACAATGATTTTGAAATACCGTACTATTTGTACCTATCGTTGTGTACCCAAGTAAGCGAAGTAAGCATTGTGTCGCAGGGAACACACGGAATAGCCAAAGTAGTCGGTAAAAAAATATATTTCCAAATAAAAAGTGACGATAAAGATAAAGGGAAAGACAGAGACGATGAATTTAAAATTCAGGTAATTACCACCAATGGAAAAACCCTCAAAGCCAATTTTAAGGTGAAAATCAAAAAATAGTCATTTGGATTCGTAAACAATTATACAAGTGGTTTGAAGTTAAAGGCTTTCCCGAATTTCGGGAGAGTCTTTCTTGTGAAATTGTGTATAAAAAGCTAATTGCCAACTGAATGATAAATGAACAGGAGTTAGTTAGAGCCTGCCAGCGTAATGATAGAAAAGCCCAAACTGCCTTTTACAATATGTACAAAGGTAAGCTTATGGGTGTATGTCGCCGTTATGCACGTAGTAAAGAGGAAGCCGAAGATATTTATCAAGAAGCATTTGTCAAGATTTTCAACAATATAAAGTCACTCGAAAAACCCGAAGCCGTAGGGGCTTGGGTGCGTAAAACCGTTATTCACACAGCCATAAATTTTTATCATTCAAATTTAAAATTTCAACAAAATACAGATTATGAAGCAGTTGTACTAAGCAATGATGATTACCCTAATATTCTAGCAGCACTTTCCAATGAAGATTTGCTAGCTCTTATTCACCAACTTCCCGACGGCTATCGGATGGTTTTTAACCTGTATGTAATAGATGGGTACAATCATGTCGAAATAGGCAATATGCTGGGAATTAGTGAAAATACATCCAAATCACAACTGTCTCGTGCAAAAGAATTATTGCGAAAGCAATTAAAAAAACTGGGAATTGTCAGCTATGAACGTATCCAATAATGACGAAAAAGACCCTTTAGAGGATTTTTTTAATGACCGATTTCAAGATTTCGAGTCGGACGTTGACGATATGCTTTGGGCAAAGATAGCTCCTGAGCTACCTTTACCTTCTTTTATCAAACTCATTTCGTGGCAACTTATTTCAGTTGCTGCCTTGGTGCTGTTTGTAATGGGCTTATTGTGGCTTGATCCAACAGAATATGAAAAAAATACATTGACTTCAATAGCAACTATCTTTTCTCCCCAAAAATATAATCCAAAACACATATTGGCAACTCCTTCAAGCCAACTCAATGGCTCAACGATAGCCTCACCAAACACAAAAGAAACACTCGACCCAAGCAGTAAGCAATATCAAATCGCTGATGGTGTTACAGAAAACTCGGGTATTCGTTTAGCAGAAAAACAGGCGTTTGCTACTAGCTCAAAAAGAGAGATAGCAAAATATTTTGCCAAAAGGACAGCAACAAATAAGCAATCATCTGAGCGTTTGCCAAACAGTACGACAACCAAGCAAGGGCTAGGAATAGGTATTGTACAAGATAAACCAAGTGCTACAACGACCTTGCCTGAGTACAATCTCATGTCTACCGACAAACCATCGGAAGATTATTTAACCTTGCTCAACAAAAAAGATTTTAGTGATTTAGCGGTACGCTTTAATAAAGCCAAAATAAAGGCTAGCCAACGCAAAACCGTAAGGTATTTTAAAGAAAGTAAACCTGTATCGTTTTATATGAGTGCTATGCCATTGGTTAATTATTATACTATTACACCCAATAGTGGCGACAACAATTATATTCATGATATAGTAGTAAATGACGATGCTGGCCGTATAGGTGTGTATTTGCAGGCTGGGCTTATGTTTACGCTAAGCCAAAAACTAAAGTTAAAAACGGGTTTATCATATACCAAATCGAGCCAAAGTTTTAGTTATCAGGTACGTACCGACTCGCTGGTGATCAAGCCAAGCGACAGCCAAGTAGCTGATGTAGCATTTGCCGAAATCAACAAAGTTTATGCTACTTCTACGCACTATTTAGGAACTCGCTTTGATTTGCAGTACACTTTCCTCAAAGGCGAGGCACTAAGCCACCACCTAAGCTTGGGAATGGAAGGAAATATGCAGCTCAATGGCAAAAACAAAATTAATAGCTTCTTGAATATAGGCTATGGTGTTAGCCGCCAAATAGGAGACAACGCCTATTTATTTATAGAGCCAACATTGAGTTTTGCCCTCAATAACCATACCGACGAAAGTTCGCTCTTGCTGGTTCGTCCTAATAAAATTGGGTTTAATATTGGTATGCACTTCAAAATAAAATAGTGGTTAGGCACTGATTTAGCATATCTTATTCAAATCGTAATCTGGTAATAATATTCTTGAGATAACCTATCTCACCCAAATGTTGGTACTCGTGGAGAAAAAAAGTACTCAATTGTTCTTCAACCGTAACACCCACAAAAGGCAAATTAAATGGACTTACAGAAGCCAGATGTTGGGGCGATGCTTGCGATAATAGCACTAATAGTTGCTCGCCTCTTTGGCTAAAAGCATTCAATAGCTCTTCTAAAGGTGGAAATACCTCGTTAGGTTGTAAAGGTGTTTTAGGAGCAAAAATGACCTTTTCGTTGCTAAATAAGCTCAACTTTTCATCGGGATTGAGCAGCTTAATAAGTGTATTTCTAACAAAAGCGATATGCCCCAACTCCCATGCTAAATGATTGACTTTGCTGTAAGGTCGGAAAAACAATTCTTCTGGAGATACATCCTGATAAATTTTAGCAACTTTCGCATTGTTATTGCTAAGCCCCTTTTGTATAAATTGTATAAAGTCCATAATCAAATTTTTATTTTATCAAACGATTGTTTGATAAAAATGCCTAAATAAAATGACTTCTACAATACTTTGTAACTTAAATATTTAGACCCATTTGCCGAAGGTGATGGTCTAAATGTTGAATATAGTCGTAAGCCACCAATTCAAGCGACACCAAATCCTTCTCTTTGTTTTTAGGAATAGCATTTTTGCCCCAATTAGTCAAAACACCATACTTTTCGGTAGGAAGTTTGTTGAGTACCTGAGCAAAATGCTTGTTGAGTAAAACCCATAATAGCATAAGATTTTGGCTATCATAATGCTGATAGTCTGCTGCCTGTACCCAATGATTTTGCTGATACACAATATGAGCTTCAGCCTGATACTGCCCAACGATTAAACGGCGAATATTCGTTTGTGCAGAGTCGACCAAATGCCCTAGTACTTCTTTGATACTCCACTTTTCGGGAGAAGCTTTGGCCCGACGTTGTTCTTCTGAGAGTTGTTCCCAAAAAGCTTGAACCAGTATAATTCTATCGTAGAGTTTATGAATAACGTCTTGCATATTGCTGATGAGTTATAACTAATTTCCTGATTACTGAACCATGTAATTATTTAGTAATAAAAAAGAGAAAATGGATTCGTAAAAGTCTTTTCTCTAGTATCATTATTCAGTAATCAGGGCGGCTTCGTATTGTATATACTTTCTAAATATTTCTTACAAAATTTCCTCAATCAAAAGTAACTCTTCTGTCGAGAAAAGAAGATTATCCAAGCATTTAAGCGAATCCTGTAGTTGTTCTGTACGGCTAGCACCTATCAATACCGATGTTATACGTTTGTCTTTCAAAATCCAAGACAAGGCCATTTGAGCCAATGTTTGTCCACGCTCAAGAGCCAGTGTATTAAGTTGCTGAATTTTGGCTAAAGTTTCGTCTGTAATAGCTGTTTTTTGTAAAAAACCATGAATTTTTGCCGCACGAGAGTCGTCGGGAACACCCTTGAGGTATTTGTCAGTTAAAAGCCCCTGAGCTAAAGGAGAAAAAGGAATACATCCAATTCCCTCATTTTCAAGCACATCTAAAAGCCCTCCTTCTACCCAACGCTCAAACATCGAATATTTGGGTTGATGAATAACACAAGGAGTACCCAACTTCTTCAAGATTTGGGCAGCCTTGGCTGTATCCTCAGCTCCATAGTTAGAAATCCCAGCATACAAAGCCTTTCCTTGGCGTACAATCAAATCCAACGCCGCCATGGTTTCCTCCAAAGGGGTTTCGGGGTCGGGACGGTGATGGTAGAAAATATCCACATAGTCAAGTCCCATTCTTTTCAAACTTTGGTCAAGACTCGATACCAAATATTTTTTTGACCCCCAATCGCCATAAGGGCCTTCCCACATGGTATAGCCAGCCTTGGTAGAGATAATCAATTCGTCACGATAAAGAGCAAAATCTTTTTTCAACAAAATACCAAAGTTTTCTTCTGCCGAGCCTGGCGGTGGCCCATAATTATTGGCCAAATCAAAATGCGTAATACCGCTATCAAAGGCCAAACGAAGAATTTTACGGTAATTTTCAAAGACATCTACACCGCCAAAATTATGCCATAAGCCAAGCGATACAGCTGGTAATTTCAAACCACTTTTTCCACAACGGCGATATTCCATCTGTTGGTATCGTGTTGGATTTGCTAAATATGTCATTGCTTTTTTTATATAAAGAACGTACCTATACTACACTTCTTGAGGGTATTTGAGTCCAATCTGAGCCCTAATTTCGTCCATCAGCTCCATTAGTTCTAAACTAAACTGTAGAGGTAATTTATCGTTTTCAATACGACCTTCGGCCAAGCAGCGTTGTACATCGGAAGCCTCATAGCCATACCCCCAACCATTACGTTCTGTAGCAAAAACCTGTGGTTCTTCGCCATCGAGGGTTAATGTAAAGCCATGTGTTTCATGGAAACGACCATGAATATAGATTTTACCCTTCGAGCCATAAATCGTACATGTGGTATCTGTTTGAGCAGCCAATGTTGAAAATAACGAAGCTGTAGCACCATTTGGAAACGTCAAAGCCACCGAAACATTCATATCTACCCCTGTTGGAGCCATCACTCCTACCGCTTTTACCTGTGTTGGTTTGCCCAGTAAAAGTTTACTAATGAACAAAGGATAAATTCCGATGTCCATCAGCGAACCACCCGTAAGAGCAGGATTGAAAAGGCGACCCTCTGGATTTATGTCGGCCAAAAAACCAAAATCAGCTACAATATGTACGATTTGGCCAATAGTACCAGCTTTAATAATATCTTCTATTTGATTGATAGCAGGATGAAAGCGAGTCCAAATAGCCTCCATCAAAAAAACCTTTTTCTCTTGCGATTTTTGAATCATGCTTGTTACCATCGAAGTGTTGATAGCAAAAGCTTTTTCACAAAGAACAGGTACACCCGCCTCAAGGCACATGAGGGTATTTTCGCAGTGTTGGGCATGTGGTGTTGCAATATATATTACATCAACCAAGCCACTTTGAGCTAGTTGTTCGTAACTCCCAAAAGCATGAGGACAATGATAAGGCTGTCCAAAAGCTTGGGCTTTTTCCAAGCTTCTAGAGGCTACCGCATTGAGTTTGGCATTAGGAACATTCATTAAATCGTCGGCAAATTTTTCAGCAATTTTTCCACAGCCTATAATGCCCCAACGAGTTGGAGGTACTTGATTGTTTTCAGTTTCCACAGTTAAGTAATTTTTATATTGAGATAAATAAAAGGATATTTTGGAGGTATTTCCCCCAAATGGTTTTCAAAAATACATAAAAAAAACAAGCCCTTACAAGGTTTTATTCTTGGAAAGGGCTTGTTGATGTTCTTTGAACTTTTATAATTATAGAGAACCTTAATGAATCTCTAAAAGCAATTATGATACCGAGCGGTATGTTTCTGATTTCAAACTTATTTTATACACCCACCCCCAAATACGCTTAAATAGTTTTGTTAGTATAAAATAAGGTCTTTATTACTATGATAAAGCCTTTAGGGCATCTATCAATTGTTCTACTTGTTCGGTATTGACAGCCGCAAAGTTGGCAATACGCAACTGAGTAGCCTTAAAATCGCCATAGCCCGAGCCTATCACCATATTGTGCGAAGCTTTGATTGATTCAATAATTTCGGCAGCAGGCTTGTCGATAGTATTTACTACTACTACTGTTTGCGAACGGTGTTCTGGATTTTTGACAAAAATTTCTAAGAAATCACATTTTGTTGCAAAATCATACAGCAGCTTAGCCTTACGTTCAGTTTCCTTTCTGATATTGTCGATACCAATACGATTCATATCTTCGGCTACTTTGCCCAATACATAAATCCCTAGTACATTGGGGGTTTCGGGTGTTTCAAACTTTTCAAAGTTTTTCCACAACGACGGCAATGAATGATACGTACCAATAACCCCTTCATTTTTTTTGAGATTTTTGGCCTTATCCAACATAGCAGGGTTGGCTATCCAACAACCCAAGCCAGCAGGCATTCCAAATGATTTTTGTACCGAAAAGAAAGCCGTATCTACTGTTTCAAAATCCAAATCAGGATATGGAGCCGACGACACCATATCTACAGCCACACATTTATCTTTATTGGCTCTTTTAAGTTTATGAATTTCTGCAGGACGCATCTGTACACCCGACGACGTTTCGTTGGCTGTAGTACAAATCAGTTCGGCATATTCAGGAACTTGGATTTCGGCATAGTCAAACCCTTCGCCAAAAGGTTTTTCGTATTTATGAGCAAATTTGTTGAGCTCGTTAGAAAAGTCGTAAAACTTCTTTGAAAACGAGCCATTTACCAAGTGAAAACTTTCAAACTCAACCGTATTTTGGATAATTCTTTCCCAAATTTCTGTTGCAGAGCCAGTAAAGAAAATACCCGAAGATTCAGGGATATTCATCAACGTACGCAACTGCTCGACGGTATGTTGATAAATTTTACGAAACTGAGCAGAACGATGCGAAATAGACCCTAATTGAAGGTCAAACGCATCGCGATAGTGTTGTTCAACAGTTGGAAAAAGTTCGGCTGGTCCTGGGGTAAAGTATGTTTTACGCATGAATCAATAGTGCTTTAATCTTGTTCAGTAAATTATGGAAATCTTCAAATTGGTACTTGAGTTTTTCAGGGTCGAGTTGCTGAATTATTAAGTGATACTTTCTTTACGATACTTTCATTCCTTTCATTTTTCTCAAAAATCATTAAATCTTCTAATTCAGAAGCATTTAATAACAAAGGCGAATGCGTCGCAATAATCATTTGTGTGCCATTTTGTGCAGCATATTTGATACCCCTTGCAACGCCATTAATCATATCTGGATGTAAGCCCATTTCTGGTTCGTCAATACATACTACGCTTCCTCTATTTGGGTTATAGAAGATTGAAAGCAATAGCAAGTACCTTAAAGTAGCATCAGAAATATGCTCAATAGTAATGGCTCTATCTAAGTTTTTTTCTTTTAGAGAAAGTAAGCTTTTACCCGCAATAGGAGTGGTAAAAACAAGTTCTCTGAAGTTTGGATTAATCTTTTTAAACTCTTCTACCAGTTTATCAAAAGCTTTTACTGAATTCCCATTCAAATAACTTAACAATCCTGTCAGATTTTTACCATCACTTAAAAGGTTTACTTCCGAATAGTAAGGCGACAATTGACGGATGGGACTTTCAAAAGTAGTATCGAAATTGTCGTATATTTCGATGCCTTTTAGTAATTGATCAGCAACCTCCAAAGTGGTATCTCCTACCAAAATATCGTAAGAATTTCCAATTTTTCTTATTGTAAATTCAATATGGTAATTATCATTAGTGAAAGTATCGTCAACATTCTTTACAACATTTTTATCAAAATCATAACGTAAGTAAATTGTAGAGGCATCAGGATGTATAAAATTACAAGCACCAGAAAAGCCTCCCCATTTTTGCATAAATAACTTTTCAAATTCACTCGCATTTAAAAAAGCTTTCAACAAACATATCGCCTTAATGAAATTTGATTTTCCTGTTCCGTTAATTCCTAGCAGAACATTGGTATCAGCATTTAATTCGATGGTTTGTTCATTGCCAAAACTAAAGAAATTTTGAATCGTTATTTTCTTAATCATAGTGTTGTGATGAAATGCTGAAATATACCCTTATAAATAATTTGTGCCACGACAATCGTGGCACAAATATAAACGCTTAATACAACATTCTGAACTTAATCGTATTGTCGATTCCTTTCAATTCCTCTACGATTTCGTCGGCATATTCTTTGGCAACATCGGTAATTACATAACCAATATTGTTGGTTGTTTTTAGGTACTGACCTTTGATATTCACATTGTATTTAGCAAATATTCCGTTCATTTTTGCTAAAATACCTGGCACATTGTGGTGAATATGCAACAAACGGTGGGCATCTTCGAGTGCTGGTAGTTGTAGCTCTGGGAAGTTGACCGAGCCATAAGTACTACCGTTGTTCATAAACTGCAACAATTTACTTGGCACAAACTCGCCAATATTGGCCTGAGCTTCTTCGGTTGAGCCACCTACGTGTGGAGTCAAAATAACTCTTGGCAAACCTCTGAGTTCATTGATAAACTCTTCGTCGTTGGTTTTTGGTTCGTATGGAAATACGTCTACAGCTGCTCCCCATACTTTGCCCGACTTGAGGGCATTTACTAAGGCTGGGATTTCTACAACGTGACCTCTTGATAGGTTAATAAAAATCACGTTGTCTTTCATCAAGGCAAATTCTTTTTCGCCTATGATATTGGCGTTGGTTTTGCGGCCATCTACGTGCAACGATATAAAATCAGCAACACTCAATAACTCTTCAAGTGTTTTACATTTTTTGGCATTTCCCAATGCTAATTTATCTACAGCATCATAGAAGTACACTTCCATACCCATAGCTTCGGCAATTACCGATAACTGTGTACCAATACTACCATAACCTACTAATCCGAGTTTTTTACCACGAATTTCATACGAATTAGTAGCCGATTTATCCCATTTTCCAGCGTGCATTTTATTTGACTTCGTCATGATGTCACGTGTCAAAATAATCATTTCGCCAATAGCCATTTCTACTACCGAACGAGTATTTGAATATGGAGCATTAAATACGGCAATACCTCTGTTTTCGCACTCTTCCAAATTAATTTGGTTAGTACCTATACAGAATGCCCCTACAGCCATCAAACGGCTAGCGTTGGGATGTTCTAATACACGTTTGGTCAAGTTGGTTTTTGAACGTAAGCCCAAAATAGATACACCCTTGATACGCTGAATTAGTTCTTCTTCGTCCAATGCCCCTTTTAAAAGCTCTACTTGAAAACCTTCCGTTTTGAAAGCTTCAACGGCTTTTGGGTGTACATTTTCCAATAACAATACCTTAATTTTTGATTTTGGATATGACTGGGCACGGCTTAGACCATTGATATACAAAAACTCATCTAACGACCCTACTACCTCATCAGCCTTTTCTACGACCTTCTGGCGTTCTACGTTTTCGATAAAAGCAAAAAACTTATTGGCTAAGCCCGATTCACGCAATTCGTAGTCGGTATAACCATCGCCAATGGCGTATACATCGCCCTCCAAGTGTAAATCTTGGAGTAATTTTACTTTACCTTTATCCTGCGAAAGAAGGTTGCTTTCGTCATAACCGATAATATTACCTTCGGTATCGTAAACAAAAGTATTGGCATAGACATTTTCTTCTTTTACGCCCATCGATACGGCTACAGGTACAATAAAGTCTTTGAAGCCACTCGATACGATATAGATATTTTCGCTATATTGGTTAATAAACTCTTTGTTACGAGCAAATGAATCTGAGATTTTTCCCATCAAAAACTCAATCAAAGTAGCTACATGCTCGCGGTTTGCTGGCAATAATGCAACTCTTGCTTTTAAGGAATCTGCAAATCCTATTTCGCCTAACATTCCTTTATCGGTAATGGCTTTGATTTCACCGACAATCTTGTCTTTATCTTTATGACCAGCCAATGCTATGGCTGCGAGTTCGTCTAGTCCTTCTACTTTGGTAAAAGTACTATCAAAATCAATGACGAAGTTTACTTGTTGTTCTGCTGTCTTTGTCAACATTTTCTTGCTGTATTGTAAGTCAGGGTCAAAGCCTTTTCCTACGTAATTATTGATAATAAATACAATTTATGAATGAGTCAAAAAATCAAAAGCTCTATTTTCCGACCAGAGTATTCCTTCAAATTTTTTTTGTAAAAAGCCACAATGACCACCTTTGGCGGGTGCTTGAAAATAAACCTTTTCTAGCGACTTGGCTTTATCAAAAGGGAAACATTCTTTTGATAAAAAAGGGTCATTTTGGGCATTTACAATTAATGTGGGTATGGCAATTTTATCAATAAAAAACACCGAACTATTACGGTGGTAATAGTCTTCTGCGTCTTTGAATCCGTGGAGTTGTGAAGTGTAATAATTATCAAAATCTCGTAAAGTACGAATTTTTGATATATTTGAAGTGTTGATTTTTTCTGGAAAATACTTTGCTTTTTCTAGGATTTTCTTGGTAAGGGTTTTGTTAAACCTTCGGGTATAAACCCAATCTTGCCAGCTTTCCATTTTGCTACTACTTCCAGAAAGGTGCAAAGGTACGGAAAATGTTACAGCCTTTTTGATTTCAGGAGCAAGATTTTCGCCTTTTTCGCCCAAATACTTCAAGGTAAGATTGCCCCCTAGGCTAAAACCCATCAGGTATATTTCGGTATACGTTTTGCTGGCATACCTAACCACAAAGTCCAAGTCGTCGGTAGCTCCGCTATGATAAAATCGAAGTTGCTTGTTGACCTCGCCCGAGCAACTTCTGTAATTCCATGCTAAACAATCAAATCCTTTGTGGTTAAATAGGCTTACCATACCCGTAATGTATTGTCGGGTAGAGTCGCCTTCGAGGCCATGACAAAGAATCAGGAGTGGGTTGCTTTTGTGGGCTGACAGTGGTGGTACTTTTGACCAATCTAAATCCAGAAAATCGTGATCGGGGGTATCCAAACGGACACGCTGATAGTTGATGCCCTCTACTTTACGAAACAGTGAAGGGTAAATGGTTTGAAAATGACCATTTGGCAGCCAAAAAGGTGGCTGGTAATCAGAGTGTTTGATAACTGGCATTTGTTTCAGAATTAGTCCTTGAAATTAGGGCTAATCTTTGAAATCCAGTATATTTTATACAAAATTCATAATTAATTCATCGTAAAGTTACATTTATGTAAATTACTCAGCATATTGGTGATTTGCGAATAATGGTGTTGAAAAGAATAAGGTATTCTCTCCAAAACAATTATCTGATTTAAACTTTCTATTAACAGGCAAAGCTATCCGCCTGTCAATAGAAAGAATATTAACCAAGTGATTCGTTGAACGCTTGGCTATCTATAAAAAGCGACTGTACCTTGTAGCTCTATTACATACCTACTTTTGGTAAAATAGGCAAACTTTCGTTGCCATCTTCACCCACAGCCTGAACAGCAAAGAAGTAATGGTCTTTTGAATAAGGTAAATTGATGCCATTTTTTGTCGTAAAAATTTTCTTTTGCCAGAAGGGCTGATACGTTTCTCGAACCAAAACATAATATCCTTTTACCTTGCCCGCCGACTTAGGGGTTTGCCAAAACAACGTGGTAGAATTAGTTAACGACTTGGTATCGATAGTGACATTTTGGGGCGTAGCTGGGGCTTTGGCCAAATTGGCCAGTGTAGCCAAGTTCATAGCAGTATTTTTACGAAGGTATTCAAAATCCATGAATTCGGGTAAATCACCGTACTGAGTACCTTTTTCTGTTCTTAAATCTTGATGTTGGTGTTCAAAATTTTCATTCATCTCGGTTACTCGCACAGCCGCAAAGCCACGATTGACAAACGGTGTGTGGTCGCCTCCACGCAAGAAACGGTCGTTGCGATACACCATTACTACCTCTAAATTATCGACATATCGTTCTCCAATTTCTTTGGTATAGCGAGCCAGCTGACGAGCCTTGCCATCGTTTTCTTGCCCCATATTACGAATACTTGCTGCTTTTTTATCTAGTTCAAAAACAGGTAATCCTTCACTGAATACCCTAACTCGGGTATTGTCGATAATACGTGTTTCGTTACTATTGTTTGAGCCAACAATATCATTATTGAGAATAGCCTCTATATTCCATTTTTCGTCTATGGCTTTCTGAGCCAAATAATCTGCTCCTAAAAGCCCTTGTTCTTCGCCACTTACTACCAAAAAGATAACCGTTGCAGGGAATTTGGCTTGCGACATTACCCGAGCTAGCTCAATTACAGTAGCTGTACCCGAACCGTCGTCGTTAGCTCCAGGGGCATCTGATTCGCGATTCATGACATTAGAAACACGGCTGTCGATGTGTCCCGACACCAAGAAAATTCTGTCGTCGGTGGGGTCAGTTCCTTTCAAAATACCCATTACGTTGCCCATATCTTGGTCTTTGTCGACACGCTTACCATCGGGTTTTAATACCCAGGCATCTATTTTGGCTGTCATTCGTCCTTCCGACTGTTTGGCAAATTCTTGAAAACGACTCAAAACCCAATTTCTAGCAGCCCCAATACCTTTTTTCTTGTCGGTAGTAGTACTTAAAGTATGGCGAGTACCAAAACTTACAAGCTTGAGTATATGCGACTTGAGGCTGTCGGAGTTGACTTGTGTAACCAATTGTTCGATAACGGGGTCTCGTTGAACAATTTTTTGGGCAGATGTTTGAAATGCTATTAGTGATAATACAATAAAGGTTGTTTTTTTCATGTTGATGAAAATTTTGGTCTATCATTAAACGAAATATCCTTTCAAGTTAAGAAATCTATGGGATTCTCGTTGATAAAATAGCCCAAATACAGTTTTTATCGTATTATCGACTGTTCTTTTGAGGTAAGCAAAACCCTTGCAAAAAACACGAAGTTCTTACAAGGGTCAATTTTGACGAAATAACCTTTTTATTTGATGCGATATTTCAGTAGCAAATTAATATTATAAGCTTTTGTAGCTGCTAGCAACCAATTGATACTATTAAACATATCTTCATAACGCACCTTCAGCTTGAAGTTCTTTCTACTTGCTCCAATACCCAAATAAATTCCCGAAAGTTCTAGGGGCCTTTCGTACAAGGCATTGGTTTGATTGGACGACATTCTTAAAATATACCATATCCACTACCTGAACCGTAATTGGATTACTGTTATGGGCATAAATTTCTTTGTCGTCTATGCTTCCCAAGTCCATCGATACCGTATAGCTTTCCTAGCGTTCTCCGCTCGATAACAGGCCAAAACTCCTAATCTGCTGTGGGGCGTACTCTTTGGTCGTATTGTCTGGCTATACAAAAGTGATTGTTTTGAGGTTTTTCCGCCATTCCTTGTTAACAATTTGCCCACGCAAGGTATCGTTCGGAAATATGACTACATAGCCATCGGAAAGGTCTTTTTGAGCAAATAACGGACAATAATACAATAATAAAGCAAATAGTAAAAGCTTGTTTTCTATTGTCGAATAAAACTGATGAACGATACAAAACAATAGCTTTCATCGATTTACTTATAAGTTTGTATTTAGATGTAGCATGCCTCAATATGGCAATAATAATACTCATACCAAAATTATATACCTTTCACGCCAAAAACACCTCCTCATATCCAGGCAAAACGCTCATCTATATACCTTAATATTTTTGGCTTATATAGCAAAAAACTCCATAAGTGTATTGAACACCTACGGAGTTTTTTGCAACATAGTAATTCTGTTATTACTTTGCCAAAGCAGCTTTCAAGTTTTCGTCGATTGCCGCCAAGAATTCTTCAGTATATAAGTAGTGTTCACCATGAGAAACTTTGTTTCCGTGGATACACACTGCTAAGTCTTTAGTCATTTTACCAGACTCAACTGTTTCGATACATACTTTTTCCAAAGTCTGGCTAAAGTTGATTAGCTCCTCGTTACCGTCCAATTTACCACGGAATTCCAAGCCACGAGTCCAAGCAAAAATAGAAGCAATTGGGTTAGTAGAAGTAGGTTTTCCAGCTTGGTGGTCACGGTAGTGA
The DNA window shown above is from Flectobacillus major DSM 103 and carries:
- a CDS encoding Gfo/Idh/MocA family protein; the protein is METENNQVPPTRWGIIGCGKIAEKFADDLMNVPNAKLNAVASRSLEKAQAFGQPYHCPHAFGSYEQLAQSGLVDVIYIATPHAQHCENTLMCLEAGVPVLCEKAFAINTSMVTSMIQKSQEKKVFLMEAIWTRFHPAINQIEDIIKAGTIGQIVHIVADFGFLADINPEGRLFNPALTGGSLMDIGIYPLFISKLLLGKPTQVKAVGVMAPTGVDMNVSVALTFPNGATASLFSTLAAQTDTTCTIYGSKGKIYIHGRFHETHGFTLTLDGEEPQVFATERNGWGYGYEASDVQRCLAEGRIENDKLPLQFSLELMELMDEIRAQIGLKYPQEV
- the mgrA gene encoding L-glyceraldehyde 3-phosphate reductase — its product is MTYLANPTRYQQMEYRRCGKSGLKLPAVSLGLWHNFGGVDVFENYRKILRLAFDSGITHFDLANNYGPPPGSAEENFGILLKKDFALYRDELIISTKAGYTMWEGPYGDWGSKKYLVSSLDQSLKRMGLDYVDIFYHHRPDPETPLEETMAALDLIVRQGKALYAGISNYGAEDTAKAAQILKKLGTPCVIHQPKYSMFERWVEGGLLDVLENEGIGCIPFSPLAQGLLTDKYLKGVPDDSRAAKIHGFLQKTAITDETLAKIQQLNTLALERGQTLAQMALSWILKDKRITSVLIGASRTEQLQDSLKCLDNLLFSTEELLLIEEIL
- a CDS encoding outer membrane beta-barrel protein, whose product is MNVSNNDEKDPLEDFFNDRFQDFESDVDDMLWAKIAPELPLPSFIKLISWQLISVAALVLFVMGLLWLDPTEYEKNTLTSIATIFSPQKYNPKHILATPSSQLNGSTIASPNTKETLDPSSKQYQIADGVTENSGIRLAEKQAFATSSKREIAKYFAKRTATNKQSSERLPNSTTTKQGLGIGIVQDKPSATTTLPEYNLMSTDKPSEDYLTLLNKKDFSDLAVRFNKAKIKASQRKTVRYFKESKPVSFYMSAMPLVNYYTITPNSGDNNYIHDIVVNDDAGRIGVYLQAGLMFTLSQKLKLKTGLSYTKSSQSFSYQVRTDSLVIKPSDSQVADVAFAEINKVYATSTHYLGTRFDLQYTFLKGEALSHHLSLGMEGNMQLNGKNKINSFLNIGYGVSRQIGDNAYLFIEPTLSFALNNHTDESSLLLVRPNKIGFNIGMHFKIK
- a CDS encoding DinB family protein, whose translation is MQDVIHKLYDRIILVQAFWEQLSEEQRRAKASPEKWSIKEVLGHLVDSAQTNIRRLIVGQYQAEAHIVYQQNHWVQAADYQHYDSQNLMLLWVLLNKHFAQVLNKLPTEKYGVLTNWGKNAIPKNKEKDLVSLELVAYDYIQHLDHHLRQMGLNI
- a CDS encoding RNA polymerase sigma factor, with protein sequence MINEQELVRACQRNDRKAQTAFYNMYKGKLMGVCRRYARSKEEAEDIYQEAFVKIFNNIKSLEKPEAVGAWVRKTVIHTAINFYHSNLKFQQNTDYEAVVLSNDDYPNILAALSNEDLLALIHQLPDGYRMVFNLYVIDGYNHVEIGNMLGISENTSKSQLSRAKELLRKQLKKLGIVSYERIQ
- a CDS encoding DinB family protein, yielding MDFIQFIQKGLSNNNAKVAKIYQDVSPEELFFRPYSKVNHLAWELGHIAFVRNTLIKLLNPDEKLSLFSNEKVIFAPKTPLQPNEVFPPLEELLNAFSQRGEQLLVLLSQASPQHLASVSPFNLPFVGVTVEEQLSTFFLHEYQHLGEIGYLKNIITRLRFE